ATCTTGATCAACTATTGGCAGGCAATCGCCCCCAAGAAATCGCCCAAGCCCAAGCCCAAGTTGCCTCTGCCCAAGCCAACCTCAACCGATTGGTCGCAGGCAACCGTCCTCAAGAAGTGGCTCAAGCTCAGGCTCAACTGACCTCCACCGAAGCCAATCTCCGCCAAGCCCAACTCACCCTCAACCAAAACCAGCAGCTTTACACCGCAGGAGCGCTCTCCTTACGGGAATTAGACACCTCTCGCGCCACTTATGATAGTGCCAAGGCTCAGGTAGAGCAGGCAAGACTGGCTCTGAACTTGCAGCAGTCAGGTACGCGCCCAGAAGAAATTGCCCAAGCTCGCGCCCAAGTAGAACAAGCTAAACAAGCTCTCAATCTTCAGCAATCAGGAGCACGTCCAGAAGAAATTGCCCAGGCTCGTGCCCAATTGATGAGCGCCGAGGGAGCCTTGCAGACGACTCAAACACAAATTAACGATGCCACCATTCGGGCTCCTTTTACTGGGATTGTGACTCGAAAATTCTCCGATCCTGGCTCATTCGTGACTCCAACCACTGCCAGCAGTGATGTTTCCTCGGCTACTTCTTCTTCCATCCTGGCGCTAGCTTCTAACAACCAGATTGTTGCCAAGGTGGCAGAAACCAGCGTCCCAAAAATCAAAGTTGGGCAGGGAGTCACCATCGAAGCGGATGCTTATCCTAATCAATCTTTTACAGGCAAGGTGATTCAAGTTGCGACGCAATCCACAGTTGAACAAAACGTGACTAATTTTGAGGTCAAGATGTCTGTGGATGACCCTAAAAACTTGTTGCAGTCAGGAATGAATGTCAGTGTGGAGTTTCAGGTTGGTGCTCTCGACAATGCTTTGGTGATTCCAACGGCAGCGCTTGTTCGCCAAGAGCAAGGAAGTGGAGTTTTTCTGGCAGGCCAAGGAGAAAATAGTAGACCCAGGTTTCAACGCATTACAACAAGCGCCATTGTAGAGGACAAAACTGTGGTCGCTTCTGGGCTGAAAGCAGGAGACAAGGTGATGCTGAGCTTCCCAGAAGGAGAGCGCCCACCTTCTAGAACACCTTCCTTTATGCCGGGGGCGGGACGACAAGGACGGGGAGGCTCTAGTGGTTCTGGTAGCGGTTCTAATGGCGGTTCCGGTAGCGGCGGTAGAAGAGGTGGAGGATGAGGAGCACTCAAGCAAGCCCAGAGACAAGGAGTTGGGAAAGCGCAAGTAGATTAGGAGAGGGTGCAGTTGGGTAAAATTCGGCCTACTCAGGTTTCTCTGCTAGAAGTAGTGACAATGGCTGTAGAGGCTTTGTGGAGTAATCGCCTGCGAACTAGCCTGACAATGCTGGGAGTGGTGATTGGCATTGCTTCTGTGATCACGGTGACCTCCGTAGGGCAGGGAGTCCAGAAGGCAACGGAGCAACAGATTCAATCTCTGGGCACCAATGTCATGTTGGTTTTAGCAGGGGCGGCCCGTTCGGGCGGTATCAGCCAAGGATTTGGTTCAGCTACGACACTCACTTGGCAGGATGCCCAAGCGATCGCCCAACAGGTTCCTGCCGCAGAGAGTGTCACTGCCTATCTGCAACGCTCTGGGCAAGTGGTATACGGAGAGCAAAATGCCTCTACCAGCATCCTAGGCGTTGACCTCGCTTATCCAGAAGTCAAGGAGATTTATCCGCAGGAAGGACAGTTTTTTACTCAAGCAGATCTAGATAATGCCGAGCCTGTTGTGGTCATCGGTAGCACAGTCCGGGATACTTTTTTTGCACCTACCGAGCCTGCTGTTGGTAAAAGTCTCCGTATTCAGAATGGACGCTACCGAATTGTGGGAGTGATGGAATCTAAAGGCTCTGTAGGCGGACAAGATCAAGATGATCGAGTCTATATTCCGCTGACGAATATGTCTTCTCGGATCGTCGGCAACAACGCGATCAATGGCACGGCAATTAATGGCTTTTGGTTGAAAGCTTTAGACCAAGCACAACTAGAAGCAGCTCAGTTTCAGGTGACAAATTTACTGCGAGTACGCCATAACATCTATCCTCCCGCACCCGATGATTTTCGTATTAGCAGCCAAATTGACATTATCAATACGTTCAGCAGTGTGGTGGGGCTGTTCACGGTATTGGTAGGGGCGATCGCGGGTATTTCTCTAGTTGTGGGTGGAA
This region of Trichocoleus desertorum NBK24 genomic DNA includes:
- a CDS encoding ABC transporter permease; its protein translation is MQLGKIRPTQVSLLEVVTMAVEALWSNRLRTSLTMLGVVIGIASVITVTSVGQGVQKATEQQIQSLGTNVMLVLAGAARSGGISQGFGSATTLTWQDAQAIAQQVPAAESVTAYLQRSGQVVYGEQNASTSILGVDLAYPEVKEIYPQEGQFFTQADLDNAEPVVVIGSTVRDTFFAPTEPAVGKSLRIQNGRYRIVGVMESKGSVGGQDQDDRVYIPLTNMSSRIVGNNAINGTAINGFWLKALDQAQLEAAQFQVTNLLRVRHNIYPPAPDDFRISSQIDIINTFSSVVGLFTVLVGAIAGISLVVGGIGIANIMLVSVVERTREIGIRKAIGATSRAVLQQFLTEAILVSLLGGTFGVSIGVGLAFAASTLFKFPFVVSLWSIGAGLGLALTVGLIAGVIPARNAANLDPIAALRSD
- a CDS encoding efflux RND transporter periplasmic adaptor subunit: MPTWLVGTLVLGLLAGGGYTAYSRMTTGQRQEASRRVQTATVERISLPITIAANGTVQPERSINVSPKNSGVLKELLVKEGDRVEAGQVLAYMDSSNLQGQLTQSKAQVASAQANLDQLLAGNRPQEIAQAQAQVASAQANLNRLVAGNRPQEVAQAQAQLTSTEANLRQAQLTLNQNQQLYTAGALSLRELDTSRATYDSAKAQVEQARLALNLQQSGTRPEEIAQARAQVEQAKQALNLQQSGARPEEIAQARAQLMSAEGALQTTQTQINDATIRAPFTGIVTRKFSDPGSFVTPTTASSDVSSATSSSILALASNNQIVAKVAETSVPKIKVGQGVTIEADAYPNQSFTGKVIQVATQSTVEQNVTNFEVKMSVDDPKNLLQSGMNVSVEFQVGALDNALVIPTAALVRQEQGSGVFLAGQGENSRPRFQRITTSAIVEDKTVVASGLKAGDKVMLSFPEGERPPSRTPSFMPGAGRQGRGGSSGSGSGSNGGSGSGGRRGGG